One Natrinema longum genomic window, GTCGAGGAACGAATCCTCGTCGTGGAGCCGGTCGATCGTCGTCTCCGCGACGGCCGTCGCGTCCGCGAGCGTCTCCGTCTCGAGGGTGCTCGCGGCCGTCGTCAGTGCCGCCAGCAGACGGGCCTGGTTCGTGAGGAGACACACCGCGTCGCCGTCGTGATCGAGTTCGACGTCGTCTTCGCGTGCGTGGGCGACGACGCCATCGACGAGCAAGTCCTCGCGGACGGTTGCGAGCGCCCGTTCGGCGTACCGGCGGGCGCGTTCGTTGTCGGTATACGAGTAGTACGTGAGCAGCCCCTCGATCGCGAGGGCGTTGGAGCCGGCGAAGATCCCGTCGTCGACCGGTGGCTCGGCGGCAGCGGCTCGATCCGTCGCGTCGAGACTGTGGGCGTCCGCCGCTCCGGGGGCCTGGCTGTTCGCGAACGCGTCGGCCTCGTCGTTCCACAGCGTCGTCGTCAGGAACTCGATCGTCCGATCGGCTGGCTCGCGGTACTCGTCCTTCCCAGTCAGCAGGTAGGCGTTGGCGAAGGCCCGGACGAGCGCGCCGTTGGAATCAAGCAGTTTCTCGCGCTGGAGGCCCGACCAGTCGCGATCGGTCGCGAACCGATAAAAGCCGCCGTCGTACTCGTCTAACAGGTTCGCGCCGACCGCGTCGTACGATCGCAACGCCATCTCCCGGTCGCGTTTCAACGCGAACTCGAGGGCGTCGGGCAGCGGGAACTTCGGGCTCTCCCCCCAGCCCCCGGCAGTCTCGTCGTAGGTGTCGGTGAGGTGTCCGAGCATGCCCGTTTCGATATCGGGGGCCAACTCGCCGGCTGGCGGGTTGTCCTCCCGCAGCGGCCGGGGGACGCGCGCCGCGCCGCTACCTTTGGTCTGCCACATGGTTCGGACGCTGTCGAGGACCTGTCGCATCCCGTCGGGACCGAGATAGCCCGCGCCTGTCAGCACCGAGCCATCGGGGGCGAGAAAGACCGTCGAGGGGAACCCACCCATGTTGTAGCGATCGCGAACGCGCGGATAGCGATCCACGTCGACGCGGACGGGGACGAAACTGTCGTTGACGTTGGCCGCGATCCGGGGCTCCGAATACGTCTCCTCGTCCATCTCGTGGCAGTGATCGCACCACGTCGCGGTCAGCGAGAGCAAGACGGGACGGTCGGCCGACGCCGCTTCGTCGAAGGCCGCCGCTCCCCACTCGCGCCACTCGACGCGGGTCGTATCGTCCATATCGGAGCGACGCACGTGGCGAGGGTAAGCCCTTCGTTCGCGTGTGCCCTCCCGCGTTCGCGACCGGCTCGCTCGAGGGCGCGGTGCGGGCGGGGCTGAGAGTAAAGGATTTTCACTCTTCGGAGCCTAGTCGAGGTATGCTCCGGTGGATCTTCGCGCTGTTGCTCATCCCGTTTCTCGACGCCGTGTTGCTCGCGGTGATCGTTACCCAGTTCGGGTTCCTCAGCTGGGTCGGGATGATCCTCCTCGTCGTCCTGACGGGCCTGGTCGGGATGTTGCTCGTCCGTGCGGAAGGCCGACGGACGATCCGGAAGATGCAACGGTCGATGGCCGAGGGAACCCCACCGACGAACGAACTGCTCGACGGCGGGCTGTTGATCGCCGCTGGCGCGTTCCTGTTGACGCCCGGGCTGGTGACCGACGCCATCGGGTTCCTGCTCGCCGTTCCGCTGACCCGGATCCCGATCCGTGCCGCGCTCAAGCGGTTCGTGATCGTCCCCTACGCGGACAAGAAGACGGGCGGGTTCGCCAGCGGCGGCGTCTGGACGTTCGGGTTCCCGGAGGGTGGACCCGGCCAGGAACGGACCGAGTCGGCTGATAGCGGAACGTACGACCTCGGTGAGGATGCATACTCCGTCGCCGGCGACGACGAGGACGCCTACACGATCGATTTCGGCGACGAACGGACGGACGATGCGGACGACGAGCCAGACGACGATCCCCTCGGTCGGTAGCGGTTCGCACGGGTCCGGGAGAAAGAAACGTTTAAACGTTCCACCGGGCAACTACCGAGTGCGACGAAGGAGCGGCGGGCCAATAGCTCAATTAGGTTGAGCGCCACTCTGATAAGGTGGAGGCTCTCGGTTCAAATCCGAGTTGGCCCATACTTTTGCGGCGAGCAATTTCGCGAGCCGTAAGTATTGAATCCAACTCGGATTTGAACCCTGGAAGTCGCATGCCCACAGCCGAACGGAGTGAGGCGAGCAGGACCGTCTTCCTCCGGTTCAAATCCGAGTTGGCCCATATTTTTGCGGCGAGCGATTTCGCGAGTCGAGCCGGCGACTGACCTGTCTCTCGAGTTCCGTCCCGACGAGCCTCTCGTCGCTTTCGATGGATCGAGTGCGCTCGCCCTCGAGTTTAAATACGAACGCGGGGCCAGACCTCCCATGATCGACGACGCGATCCGCGTGCTCGCGGGTGACTGCACCGTCATCGCCGAAGACAGCGACCGGGAGGAGTATCGCGGACGAGTCACGACGATCGTCAAGCCGGACAACACCGTCCTCGTCCACGATATCGACGGCTACCAGCCCGTCGCGTGGCTGACGCGGGCCGACAGCGTCTCGAGCGATCGCAGGGACGGCTTCACGCTCGTGGCGAAAAAGGACACGCAGACGCTGCGGATCGCCGCCCACGAACGGGAGGGGTTCGCCCATTACCCCTCCTCCGCGGCCGGCACGCCCGTGGGCACGTGTCCCGACTGCGGGGGCGCGCTCGTGCGCTCGAGTGGCGTCCACTGCGTCGGCTGTGGCGATCGGTACGGCGTGCCGGCGGACGCGACGGTTCGGGACGAACAGTGCGACTGTGACTGCGGGCTCCCGAAAATGCGGGTCGAGCGCGGCCTCGCGTTCAACGTCTGTCTCGATCGCGGCTGTGAGTCCCTCGACGCGGCGGTCAAACAGGCGTTCGACCGCGAGTGGCCGTGTCCGGCCCCGGACTGTGACGGCGACCTGCGGATCCTCCGCCGCGGCGGACTCATCGCCGGTTGCGAACACTACCCCGACTGCGATACCGGCTTCGCCGTTCCCGCCGGCGTCGTCGACGGCGAATGCGGCTGCGGGCTCCCGACGTTCGAAACCGCCAGCGGCATCCGCTGTCTCGACGCGACCTGCGACCGTGCGCTCGAGGCCCCACTCGAGACGGAATCCGCGGCCGACGACTGACCGTCCGAGCGCGAGTGGGACGTCGCGGTACGGTCGTCCGGCCAGCAGCCGATCCCAGCCGACGAGGGATCGATCCGCAGCCACTTAGTGCCAGCCAGTCAAAACCCGGCTATGTCACTCGAGGGGCGGTTCGAGACGGACGAGGGTGTCGTCTACGTGGGGGGCGATGCGCGCCAGCGGTATCACGACTCGCGGGGGTATGGCTATCCGCTCGAGGGCAACGAGATCGCGCTCGCGCCCGTCGAGGCGGCGCACCTGCTCTACCGGGGGGACCTCGAGCGGGTCGTCCACGGAGAAAGCGGCGAGCGATTGGGATTCAGGGAATTCGTTTCCCGCGAACCCGGCGACGATTTCGGCGTCCGGTTTCTCGTCTACGCGGATCTGCGCTCGCGGGGGTTTTACCTCTCGCCGAACGCGGAGCCGTGGGTGCCGGACCCGCCCGGCGGCGAGGCGGACTTCGCGGTCTTCCCCCGTGGGAAGGGGCCCCGCGACGGCGAGATCGCCTACGCCCTGCGGATCGTCGGCGAGCGAACCGATATCCCCGCCGCCGAACTTCGGCCGGGCGTCCTGGCGGTCGTCGACGAGGAGAGCGAAATCACGTACTTCGAGGTCGGACGCCGGGATCCGACCGGAACGTCCGGTTCCGACGCCACGCTCCCCGAGGCCTGCGAAGCCGACCTCCTCGCCGATCGGGTCGTGGTCTGGGAGCCGCCGACCTCCCTCTACGAGCACACGTTCTACGGCCAACCTCTCGAGGGCCGGGAGTACGACGAGCCGACGCTGCAGTGTTCCCTGCTCGAGGCGGCCTATCTCGCCGAGCGGGGAGCGATCGATCTCGAATCCGAAACGGTCCGCGAGCGGGGCCGCGAGGTCGAGGGGGAACGGTTCGATCGGCGACTGATCGTCTACACGGCCCTGCGGGAACGCGGGGTCGTTCCGAAAACGGGCTACAAATTCGGTGCGGATTTCCGGACCTACGCCGACGTGGACTCCGTCGAGAACCTCGGCCACTCCGAACTACTCGTTCGGGTCCATCCGGCGGGATACGTCTTCGAACCCCGCGATCTGGCGCTGGACGTTCGGCTCGCCCACGGCGTCCGGAAGACGATGGTGTTCGCGCTGGTCGATCCCGAGGCGGGGATCGAGTGGTGGTCCCTCGAGCGACTGACCCCCTGATCGGTCCTCGAGTCGGACGTCTACTCCCGCGAGCGGGAGCCTGATCGACGGGCGAATCGTGGTGTCCGATAGTCTGAAAACCCCAACGGCCGAGGATCGGAGCATGCAACTCGAGGTGATCGGCGTCGGCGGCGCGGGCTGTCGGATCGCCGATGCGATCCGGGCGGCGGAGCCGGCGGACCACTCGTTTCTCACTGACGTCTTCGCGTTCGACACCGACGCGGACGACCTCGCGCGAACCGTCATTCCCGAGTCACATCGGTTTCAGTACGGCGAGGACGCGAGCGATCCCGACGCCGGCCTCGAGCGAGGGCTGGCGATCGGCCAGGAGTCCGTCGACGAACTGCTCGGGGCGCTCGAGGGGGGTCGGGGGACCTCGCTGGCGGCCGACGCCGTGCTCCTCACGGTCGGTCTCGGGGGGGCGACCGGCGGCGGCACGGCTCCCGCACTCGTCGCGGCGCTGCAGCGTCGATACGACGCGCCGGTCTACGTCCTCGCGACGCTGCCTGCCGACCGGGAGTTCGACGCGGAGGCCGAGACGTCGAGTGCTGGCCATCGAACGAGCGATCACGCCGACGACGGGCCACCGCGGCCCGACGCGGCAGCGAACGCGATCGAGAGTCTCGAGCGACTCGACGGGCTCGCGAGCGCGATCATCGCGTTCGATACCGACGCGTGGCTCCGCCCTGGCGAAGGGCTCGTCGACGGTCGCGATCGCTGTAACCGCAACCTGGCGACGCGAGTTGCGGCCGTCTTCGCCAGCGGTGGCGATTCGGACGGTGCGGTCGCCCAGACGGTCATCGATACGAGCGACGTCCGCCGCATTCTGGGTGACGAGTCGGCCATCGTCACGCTCGGATACGGCGAGCAGACGGTCGAAACGAGCGGCTCGCGGTTCGGCCTCGGCCTCCTGCCGTCGGAGCCCGACGTCGAGACGAGCGAGGCAGTCAGTGCCATCGAGACCGTGGTCCGCAAGGGGATCCGCGGCAAGCACACCCTCGAGTGTGATCCCGTGACGGCCGAGCGCGGCCTGTTGATCGTCGGTGGGCCGCCGGCGTGGCTCAACCGCCGGGCGATCGCCGAGGGGCGACGAACGCTCGAGTCGGCCATCGGCGGCTCGGGAATCCTCGGCGGCGACGCGCCCCGACCGGACGGCGATCGCGTCTTCGCGGCGGTCGTCTTCGCGGGCGTGAAATCGGATCGACTCGAAGAATTACGGGCTGCGGCCGACTGACCTCGATGTCGGCCGCCGGCGGCCGCGAAACCGCTACCCGAACGCCTCGAGGAATCGCGTTCCCAGCACGACTTCCGTCCCCGCTAGCCCGACCGAGCAAAACAGTGTGAGATCGTCGTCGTTCGAACGACCCAGGTGGGGCTCCTCGAGGATGTCGGCGAGTTCGACCAGGCGCTCGCGATGCTCGTCGGTCGCGATGTGGGGCCGATCGTAGTCGTCGACCTGTGGGATCGAATCGGTGGCGACGACGTCGGCGCGGTCGACGACCGCGAGCGGGAGTTCGTGGCCGTCTCGGAACCGCGGGCCGATCGTCGTGACGTGGGTGCCGGCCTCGAGCCAGCCGGGATCGAAGACCGGCTCCTCGCTGTCGGTCGCACAGACGAGCGCGTCCGCCTTGCGGACGACCGGTTCGGGATCGTCGACCGCACGGACCGGTGGCCCGACCTCGGCGGCGACCATCTCCGCGAACGACGCCCGGCTCTGGGCCGTCGGACTGTAGACCAGTACCTCGTTGAAGTCGCGGGCGGCACACGCCGCGCCGACCTGCGCTCGAGCCTGGTGTCCCGAGCCGAGGATTCCGAGTGTCTCGCCGTCAGCGCGGGCGAGAGCGTCGATCGCCACCCCGCCGATGCCGCCCGTTCGGAGCCTGCCGATCGCGTGACCGACGAACAGCCCCTCGAACCTGCCCGTCGTCGAATCGAGGACCGCGACCAGTTCTGTGTGGCCGTCGCCGCTCGTGTAGGTCTCGTAGAGCCGGAAGCCGGCCGCGTTGACCGGGCCGGTTGCGGCCCCCGCAGTGAAGACGAGATCGCCCTCGCCGGCGTCGACGTGCCAGCGCGGCGGGGCCTCGAGCGTCCCCGCGGCCCGCATGGCGTCGACGACCTGCTGGTAGTCGAACTGCGAGTAGACATCGCCGTCCCTCAGAACGGGAAAATCGGTCATGATCGTCGCATTACTCGGGGAGACCATAACAAGTGTGGGGCGGAGGCCGTTCGTGAACTCCTCCGGTTCGCCCGGAATCGCGGCCCCGTCGTGCTCGAGCGGCTTTTCGTACCAGTAGTCGGTAATACGGTTTCTTTATTCGGAGTTAGACGTGAAATCCACGTTCAGTATAGGTCAAGCAGTTGTCGCTGCGATTACTGGTCTCTCTACAATTTGTTAAAATCCGCCTGCGGACTATAGAACGTCTTTGCAGCACTCGACTTCTATTGGTTTCACTCAGTTACCTGTGAGTGAACTGTTTTGACGAGAGCGGTGGACACCCAATTCATCAAGAACAAGATGTATTCGAAAGCAATAGACTACTCACGTGCATCTGAATATCGGGCTTCATCGCAAACTCGAGTGACCGTTTGTGCTCCACAAGTACCAAATCGATCCAGTCGTTAATCCCAGGTCAGGTGGTTGATCTCGGACACGACCCGCTCAGAAATCGGTCCGTCTCATTTTATTGTTGATAAAATAATACTTCTCCGACATTCCAAATCTATTTTAATCGCCCAATTGTACTCGCAATAGTTATGACTGCCCAAGAAAACGTTGAGATTCTCCGAGAATCGATCGAACTGCACAATGACCCCGAAACGCGCGATCAGTACCTTGATGACTACAGTGAAGACCTCGTACTACACGGGGCTAACGCCGAGAGCTACGAGGAGTTGGCGGCCTTCTACGAGACTGTCTGGGAGGCAATCCCTGATCTGAAAGTGACACTTGAAAGTGTAATCGCCGAGGATGACGAGGTTGCGGTACGGTACTCCTGGGAGGGAACGCACGCTGTTACAGGCGAGGAAGTGTCCCTGGAAAGCGGCCTAACGTGGTACCGGTTCGAAGACGGTAAAATCGTCGAACGCTGGGTCGCCTCGGGAACCGGCGGTGCGATTCGAGATGTCATCGAACCGTAACTGACTCTACTCATCCGATTTGGTGCCCGCGCGTTCGCCGGCCTCGTCCCTGCTCGCGGATCGTCGCTGGCTGCGGGCCGATCGTCACCCCGTGAATTTCCAGTTCCCACCCTCTTTAGTTTCGCTGAGCGAATATTTCGGCGTCGGCGAAGCCGAAGGCTTTTGCGCGCTGGCGCGTCAAAACGCACCTAATGACCGGAGACGACCCACTCGAGGAGGAGTCCGGGGAACCGACGACCGGGGAACCGCTGACCGATGGAGGTGCCGCTGGTGCCGACGACATGGCACTGGACCCCTGGGGATCTTCGAGCGTCTCCGACTACCGCAAACTGTTCGAGGAGTTCGGCATCGAGGAGTTCGACGAAATACTCGAGCAGGTGCCAAACCCCCACTACCTGATGCGTCGGGGCGTCATCTTCGGCCACCGGGACTACCGCCCGGTCGCGCAGGCCCTGCAAAACGACGAGCCGGCCGCCGTTCTGTCGGGGTTCATGCCCACCGGCGATCCACACATCGGGCACAAGCTGGTCTTCGACGAGATCATCTGGCACCAGGAGCAGGGAGCCGACGCCTACGGCCTGATCGCCGACCTCGAGGCCAACTCGGCCCGCGGGCTGAGCTGGGACGAGATCGACGAGCACGCGCGTAACTACCTCCTCTCGTTGCTCGCGCTCGGCTTCGACCCCGAGGAGGGGGAACTCTACCGACAGTCGACCAACCGCGAGGTGCAGGATCTGGCCTTCGATCTGGGCGCGGAGGCGAACTTCTCGGAGTTCCAGGCGATCTACGGGTTCGACG contains:
- a CDS encoding DUF255 domain-containing protein, with the translated sequence MDDTTRVEWREWGAAAFDEAASADRPVLLSLTATWCDHCHEMDEETYSEPRIAANVNDSFVPVRVDVDRYPRVRDRYNMGGFPSTVFLAPDGSVLTGAGYLGPDGMRQVLDSVRTMWQTKGSGAARVPRPLREDNPPAGELAPDIETGMLGHLTDTYDETAGGWGESPKFPLPDALEFALKRDREMALRSYDAVGANLLDEYDGGFYRFATDRDWSGLQREKLLDSNGALVRAFANAYLLTGKDEYREPADRTIEFLTTTLWNDEADAFANSQAPGAADAHSLDATDRAAAAEPPVDDGIFAGSNALAIEGLLTYYSYTDNERARRYAERALATVREDLLVDGVVAHAREDDVELDHDGDAVCLLTNQARLLAALTTAASTLETETLADATAVAETTIDRLHDEDSFLDGPAEGVGLCDRPLRPLDSNVAFADALIDLAALTGEDRYREFARETLEAFAGASERFGVQIARYATAVSRLLEGPLVIRVATDPGSDLHRAALRLADHEKVVVPDADGLAAGTARAERGDHVSAPAETPAELSERVRTVLD
- a CDS encoding FxsA family protein; protein product: MLRWIFALLLIPFLDAVLLAVIVTQFGFLSWVGMILLVVLTGLVGMLLVRAEGRRTIRKMQRSMAEGTPPTNELLDGGLLIAAGAFLLTPGLVTDAIGFLLAVPLTRIPIRAALKRFVIVPYADKKTGGFASGGVWTFGFPEGGPGQERTESADSGTYDLGEDAYSVAGDDEDAYTIDFGDERTDDADDEPDDDPLGR
- a CDS encoding DUF91 domain-containing protein, which encodes MIDDAIRVLAGDCTVIAEDSDREEYRGRVTTIVKPDNTVLVHDIDGYQPVAWLTRADSVSSDRRDGFTLVAKKDTQTLRIAAHEREGFAHYPSSAAGTPVGTCPDCGGALVRSSGVHCVGCGDRYGVPADATVRDEQCDCDCGLPKMRVERGLAFNVCLDRGCESLDAAVKQAFDREWPCPAPDCDGDLRILRRGGLIAGCEHYPDCDTGFAVPAGVVDGECGCGLPTFETASGIRCLDATCDRALEAPLETESAADD
- the endA gene encoding tRNA-intron lyase; the protein is MSLEGRFETDEGVVYVGGDARQRYHDSRGYGYPLEGNEIALAPVEAAHLLYRGDLERVVHGESGERLGFREFVSREPGDDFGVRFLVYADLRSRGFYLSPNAEPWVPDPPGGEADFAVFPRGKGPRDGEIAYALRIVGERTDIPAAELRPGVLAVVDEESEITYFEVGRRDPTGTSGSDATLPEACEADLLADRVVVWEPPTSLYEHTFYGQPLEGREYDEPTLQCSLLEAAYLAERGAIDLESETVRERGREVEGERFDRRLIVYTALRERGVVPKTGYKFGADFRTYADVDSVENLGHSELLVRVHPAGYVFEPRDLALDVRLAHGVRKTMVFALVDPEAGIEWWSLERLTP
- a CDS encoding cell division protein FtsZ, producing the protein MQLEVIGVGGAGCRIADAIRAAEPADHSFLTDVFAFDTDADDLARTVIPESHRFQYGEDASDPDAGLERGLAIGQESVDELLGALEGGRGTSLAADAVLLTVGLGGATGGGTAPALVAALQRRYDAPVYVLATLPADREFDAEAETSSAGHRTSDHADDGPPRPDAAANAIESLERLDGLASAIIAFDTDAWLRPGEGLVDGRDRCNRNLATRVAAVFASGGDSDGAVAQTVIDTSDVRRILGDESAIVTLGYGEQTVETSGSRFGLGLLPSEPDVETSEAVSAIETVVRKGIRGKHTLECDPVTAERGLLIVGGPPAWLNRRAIAEGRRTLESAIGGSGILGGDAPRPDGDRVFAAVVFAGVKSDRLEELRAAAD
- a CDS encoding ornithine cyclodeaminase family protein: MTDFPVLRDGDVYSQFDYQQVVDAMRAAGTLEAPPRWHVDAGEGDLVFTAGAATGPVNAAGFRLYETYTSGDGHTELVAVLDSTTGRFEGLFVGHAIGRLRTGGIGGVAIDALARADGETLGILGSGHQARAQVGAACAARDFNEVLVYSPTAQSRASFAEMVAAEVGPPVRAVDDPEPVVRKADALVCATDSEEPVFDPGWLEAGTHVTTIGPRFRDGHELPLAVVDRADVVATDSIPQVDDYDRPHIATDEHRERLVELADILEEPHLGRSNDDDLTLFCSVGLAGTEVVLGTRFLEAFG
- a CDS encoding ester cyclase, giving the protein MTAQENVEILRESIELHNDPETRDQYLDDYSEDLVLHGANAESYEELAAFYETVWEAIPDLKVTLESVIAEDDEVAVRYSWEGTHAVTGEEVSLESGLTWYRFEDGKIVERWVASGTGGAIRDVIEP